The following DNA comes from Bacteroidota bacterium.
CCATGAGAATGTTGAACTTATGGTATCACCTCCAAAACCTGTGGCAAACGTAGCTTTAGGGATAACGACAAAAGGGCTCAGCGGTCCGCCAACAGCAGTTAGCGTAACATTGTTTTTATCAATATCATAAGCGGTTACAGGAAATGTAACAAGTGTACCCGCTTCCACACATGTATCGTTCAGGGGAAAGAAATCGGGAGGAGTATTGCTGCAGGCGGTAACGGTGATTTGCATATCACGTTCAACATTACCTATCAGGTATCCATTACGCCATTCTTCTATAAGAATAGCTATGTTGTATTCGCCGATCTGCACAGGGTTGCACCACGCTATATCACCTGTCAGCGGGTCGAGTGTGAGTGAGCCTGTTACCGTTCCTGCGGCAGAAATATTAGGGAGACGGTAACCAAGTATAGGGCTGCCACCGGCTTCAAGACAGGCAACAAGCTTAAAAGAAAGACTATCGCCATCGGGATCGTATGCGCCGGGGTTGTGATAGAAACAACGACCAGTACAGCCATTGTCGATAGGCGGGTTAAGAAGTACAGGTGAACTGTTATTCCCTGTTCCTAAGAATGGGTTAATTATAAGGCAGGTGCGGATAAAAAATACAGTATTAATTGAATTGGGAATGTTAATAACCCCGCCATTGCGATTAGGGTCTTCCATGGAGATACAATAATTACCCGGTCCGGGAAATTGATGGCTGCACGTGTAGGTGTTCATCCTGATGTTATTTCCAAGGGATACGCCCATGCCATAAGGCGCACAGCTAAGGGATTTGTCGCCATTGGTTCGCCCTGCAATGCAGCTGTCTCCATCACCAAAATAAATGGTCAATTCGCAACGGTCGGCCTGGCTGTCTTCTTTCGTGTAAGTCGTAACGGTAACTTCGTAAGTGGTACCCGATATCCATTTATATGTAATTTCCCCTGCCCGGTTATGTGTGGCCTTACAAAGGCTTATTGTAACGAGGAAAAACAGGACTAATGTCAGTGCTCTTTTTGTCAAAGGGAGGACTTTTAAATGCAAACTCTAAATTAGGTATTTTATTTTGCATACCGAAGTAAAATCATGTTTCTTTGTCTGCATGTAACGCTTGCCAAAACAGTCATTTAGCCCATCCATGTCGGTAAAAAAAAATCTTGTTTCGTTGGTCATTTTAACAGTTTTTAGTAGTTGTTTGTTCGCGCAGCTGCCAAAAATAATCAACACACAACAAGTTCCCGGAATTTCAAAAAATGACACGGGGCTTGTTTATGGTATTCTAAAATCAAATCCGGCATATTTTAAAGAAATTCTCAATAATCCTGCCGGTTACGGGGTGCAGGTTATTTATACGCAAATTGATCGTGATTCGCTTAATATACCTTCCTTAAAGCGCTATTATTACGGACCTGTAAACAGGGAATTCTTCTATCCCGCCAGCCTTGTTAAGCTGCCATGTTCGTTATTGGCGATCGAAAAAATAAATTCGTTAAATGACAAAGGGCTTACTTTAAACACCGTAATGCTGACAGATAGCACCAATGCATGCCAGAAGAAAGTTTACATTGATCCCACCGCAGTAAATGACAAACCTTCGGTGGCGAATTATCTGAAACGTATGTTATTGGTAAGCGACAATGAAGCGTATAATAGGATCTATGAATTCCTTGGACAGGAATATATTCACAACACACTGAACTCAAAAGGCTATAGTTCAACCCGTATCCTTAACAGGTTTGATGCGGATTGCAGCCTGGAGCTGAACAGGTTTACCAACCGGGTTTCTTTTTTCGATTCAACGGGGAAGCTGCTATATATAAAGGATGCGCAAGAGAATAAGATGAAATATGATCCTCCTTTGGGACAGGTTAAAAAGGGAAGGGGCTATTTAGACAGGAATGATAAGTATGTGAATGGCCCCAAAGATTTTACCTATTCAAATTATCTATCGTTAAGTGATGTGAATGAGATGCTTCAGTCTGTAATTTTTCCGGGTTCTGTTAATGAAAAAAAGCGTTTTGAATTGACAGAATCCGACCGCATGCTTTTACTTAAAAACATGTCCATGTATCCGCGTGAGTCAGCCGGCCCCTTATACAACAAAGAAAAATACTTCGACAGCTTTAAAAAGTATTTTATTTATGGAAGAAATAATAAATCGCGGGTCAGTTCGGATACTTTGCGGATATTTAATGTAGTTGGCCAGTCGTATGGCTATCTGAGCGATTGTGCATATATAGTCGATTACAAAAATAAAATTGAATTTATGCTGTCGGCCGTTATTTATGTGAATAAAGATGGAGTTATAAACGACAATAAATATGAATACAAAGAGATCGGATTCCCTTTTTTACTTGATCTGAGTAAGGCTATTTACACATTTGAAAAGGGCAGGATGCGGCAGTATGAACCCCGGCTGGATGAATTGAAAATTACTCGTTAATTTGAATGATGATTTGTTGAGATAATAATGGTAAAAAGCACGCATAATATTATGAAATTCACGAAAATAGTATTTGCTTTGTTCTCAAATTTAAAACAATAATAAATAAATGAAAAAATCGATAAGCACTTTATTCACATTGGCTATAGCCACCGTGATATTTATGAGTTGCGGAGGCAACAAGACCAAAGAAATGCTTGCCAGGAAATGGCAGATCTCTGAATTTAAAGTGGATGGAATGGATGAGCAAATGGCCCAGATGAAAGCTGCTGCCGATACCACTAAGGATTCCACAATGAAGTCCCAATATGTTCAGCAGGTTAAAATGGTTGAATCGTATATGGAAGAAATGAAAAAGAGTACCCTTGATTATAAAAATGATGGAACTTTTGAAGCCAACATGTCTGTTATGGGTCAAACACAAAATGTAAAAGGCACTTGGACTTTATCAGAAGATGGTAAGCAAGTAGTTATTGTAGATGACAAGCAAAAGGCGGATACCATGAATGTTGATGAGATCAGCGCTGATAAATTTGTAAGCAGTGGCGTAAGCGGAGGAAAGAAATCTACATTTATTTTAGTGCCGGCGCAGTAAAGAGAGTTGTCAGTTGTTGGTTGTCAGTTGTCAGTGGGTGGTTAAACCTAACAACCGACAACCGACAACCAATAACATTCATCCAACCATGCCATACAAAGAAAAGGAAACTCAAAAACTGTATTACTCCATCGGCGAAGTGGCCGAACAATTCAAGGTAAATCCTTCCCTTATTCGCTTTTGGGAAAAGGAATTTGATATTATTAAACCCCAGAAGAATAAAAAAGGTAATCGCCTTTTTACCCAGGCCGATGTGGATAATTTTTATATTATATTTCACCTGGTGAAGGAAAGAGGCTATACTTTACAGGGAGCAAAAGAAAAGCTGAAGCTGAACTTTAAGGAAGTTACATCCGGTGCAGAGGTGGTTAAAACGCTTACCGGCATCAAACGGTTTTTACTCGATATAAAGGCAAATTTGTGATCCGTACTTCTCCCTTCGTTTTCATCCTCAACTAACAATGATTAACGAATATCTTGCATTGATTTTCTTTTCATAACCTCGGCAAAAGTTTTTCGTTCAATTTTGCTATCGAGCCAATAGCTGAAGTCGAAGAGCGAATTTGTATCAAGATATAACGAGGATCTTTTTGATAATTTGGAAAGTTCCCTTTTCCAGGATGAAAAGATCTGTCCTTCTTCCTTTTTGTCAGTCGGCCTTGATAATTTGCGTTCAAAATAATTTAAAATAAGTTTATCGTACTCTGAGTATTTACCGCTTTTTACCAGGTAGCGATGTGTCGATCTTGCCATGTAATTCAACACTTCGTAATTACCAAGCTCATAGTGTATCATCATTAAAAAAATATTGAGGCTGGCCAGGTTCCTTTTGTTTACGAATATTTTGTCACTACTAATTTTGTTGGCAAAATAAAGTGCCCTGCGATGATCACCTGAAAGAAAGTAGGCATAGATCAGATTGGAATAAAGCATAATATTCGAATATTGGCTTCTCTCTAGGTGTCCGCCTGTTTTTTGCATATAATCCCAGGCTTCGATCGCTTTATTGGCATTGAATTCCATTAGCTGAACGAGAATATAATTATTTATTATGGAAGAGATCAACGCACGTGACTCCCTGTTTCTTTTTTTTAGTGGGAGGTGTTGGACGAAATGCAGAAACTTTAAAAAGTAATGTTCTATTTTTCCGATGGCACCTGTTTTTGCCAGGGTAATGATCATGTAGTTTATGGCATTCAGGTAATAGCTGCTTCTTTCATATAGTTTTGTCTTGTCGGATTCTATATGTGCGATCCATTTTTTTTGCTTAATGCAATCGTTTTTTGTCCACGTTTTTCGAATTGATAAAAGAATATTACGGATCAGGTGGTAGTAGTGCTGACAAATAAATGAACGGTCTTTAGCGCCGGATATCATAAGGGGATGCCTTATGAATTTAATTAAGCGCATGTCATTTTTTTTCAGGGGATCAGTTTTGGCGGATAAAGCAAAGGGCATTATCCTGAACAGTAACTCTCTGTATTGCATACTTATTTTAACAGATTCCAACTGTTCGCTGTCTTTTACTGCTTCATTCCTGACATAAGTTTTTGCTTTGTCGGGTTGTGGATCTGCAATTAAGTTCAGATAATCCAGTTTATTAAGACTTAGCAGGTATTCGTAGTTTTCTGAACTGGCAACCAGTTTTCGTGCCTTTTTCAGGTGTTGTCCCGATTGATGTAAAAGGCCCTTGTTGTGTAAGATACGGCTGCGCTGTAATTCTCTTTCAATGATCGATTCGGTATCATCATCACGATGGAATGCCTCAAGGCTTCGTAGAATAACCTCGAAAATATATGTTTTCCATTTTTTCAGGTTTGGTAAAATGGGATGATTTTTTAATTGCTGTACGATCAACGCTTCGTTATAACTTTCCTGGTTGTCGATCAGGTCAAATAGTTTCATGTAACTTTTTTCTCCGCTGCCAATTACACTTAGTTTGAAGTGCCTTTTTTCATTGGGAGTGAGCGATCTTATCAGCTTAAAAAGCTCGTCTGAGGGAGTTTTCATTATTATGGGTGAGATGTGTAAGCGTTAGCTATTTTGAAAAGTTGGCGACAATCAAATGTACTTTTTTGTCTCAAAAATTCAAAATCGGACTTTGGACTTTTGGAACATTTTATACTTGACTAATACGTTTTTATAGCTGAACTTTACTGTAGATCGAAAATTATATTGAATGGATGGGTGATTGCAGTGTGAATATTGGCCTTACTTAAGAAAAACTTTTGGTTTTGAAACACTTTAAGTGCAAATCTGCAAATCAAAAGTTTAAATGTGATTCCCGTTTTAGAGGTTGTTTAAAATTTATCCCTGCATTTTGCTATGGCGCCTTTTTTCCTCATACTTCGTTACTTTTTTCGGCGAGAGGTCGTTGAGCTATTGCCTGTAAAAGTGCCTTGTCTGAAAAAAAATGTTTTTAGAAACTGAAAGTCTTGCATTGAAAGTGCATAGTTTCAACTAACGAATGAGACCAATGAATAGTAGCAGAAAAAGATTATCAGCAATTATTGTTATAATTGCCAGCCTGCATTTCAGTGAAAATGTATTGGCACAATTGATGGAAACGAATAGACATTCCGCTTCGGGAAATTTAGCGAAAACAGATAATTCTAAGCTTAAAGAAAATGCAAAACAATGGGTACATAATCAGCCCATAACTTTCCTTGAGAACAAGGGACAGATGATGGATCTGGATGGAAATACTGTGCCATTTGTATTGTTTAAGGCTTCAGCTCCGGGTGTGGAAGTGTTTGTTACAGAAAAAGGTCTTACGTACAACTTTATAAAGGTAGAAAAAAAAGATGCAGAGAATTCTTCTTTGAAGGCATTGCCGAAAAAGGAGGAGGAAATAAAAATTGATTGGGCCCGTGTTGATATGGACTTAAAAGGTGGAGATATAAAAAGGGAGAATATTGTTAAAGAAGGTGCCTCTGGCTGGGGAAATTATTATTATTTGGAACATTGTCCTCTGGGAATAAAGGAGGTACACGCTTTTGAAAAAATTACAATAAAAGATATTTATCCTGGAATTGATTGGATTTTATATAATTCGAATAAAGACGGATTCAAATATGATTTTATAGTACATCCGGGAGCGGACCCTAATCAGATAACATTACTCTACAGATCAAAAAAAGAACTACAAATTAATGCGGATGGCAATATCATTATTAATACGTCAAACGGAAACCTTACAGAAAACGCTCCGGTATGCTTTATGCAAGAAAACAGGGAAAATGTCAATGCAAAATTTATTAAAATATCGGCTCAATCAAAGTCTCTTATAGAAACAGAAATCGGATTTCAACTTGATAACTATAGTAATACTCAAACCCTTATCATTGATCCACAATTAGTATGGGCAACGTATGTCGGTGGGGCCGGAGGAAATTCCGCCGATGGTTTTATCGATATACGAATTGATATGGCTGGTAATATATACATAGGAGGAGTAATATCTTCCACAAATTTTCCTGCAAAGAAATCAGCCGGTGGATATTTTGATGGTACTCTTGCCGGGAAGTGGGACGGATGGATAGTTAAATTCAACAGCACCGGAGCAATTTTATGGGCAACTTACCTTGGAGGGTCAGGAGATGATGGTGTTTTTGGCATTGACCTTGATAGCTCAGATAATATTTGCGTTACCGGGTGGACCACATCTTCAGCTGGTTTTCCGATTTTAAGTTTGGCAGGGGCATATAATCAATCTGTTTTCAGCGGCCCTAATGCAGCCTTTGTTGCAAAATTTAACCCTTCAACATCTATGATATGGTCTACTTTTTTGGGAGGAAATAGTACAATTTTAGGCAGTTTCATGAGCGGATATAGTGTCGAAGCAGACAAATTAGGTAACATATTCGTAATTGGTACTACTTCAGGTACACTTCCAACTGTGGACCCTGGTGCTGGTGCATATTACCAACCTGCAAATTTCAAAAATGATGCATTTATAGCGAAGTTTAATTCGTCCTGTTTATTGGTATGGTCAACATATTTCGGAGGCAATAATAATGAACAATATGGGCCTCAGTTGGCTGCCGACAGGGGTTGTAGAAGTTTAACAATTGATAAACTGGGTAATATATATATAACAGGAGCTACCCGGTCCGATATGGGTTTTCCCTTAAAAGATCCTGGTAGTGGTGCTTTTTTTCAGAATGTATTTACTCCTGGTAAATTTTTTGGGATGACTGGTTTTATTGCCAAATTCAATAATTCAGGAGTACTTTTATGGTCCACTTATTTTCCTGGTTCTGTACCACGTACAGTTACAACAGATTCTTATGGAAATGTATATATAGCAGGTCAATCCGAATCGGGTTTACCAACGAAGGATCCAGGTGGCGGAGCTTATTATCAAGGTACTGGCCCAAATGGTCTTGATGGGTTTATTTCAAAGTTTAATTCTTCGGGGGTACTTAAATGGTCAACATATTACACATATTGTCAATTCAATGGAATTACATATGATAATAATTGTACTATCTATATAACCGGAGAAACGGCGATGACCAGATCTTCGCAAGTGTCTTGGCCTGCATATGATCCGGGTTGTTCCTATTTTGCATATCCGCCTAATGATTGGAGTCAAATAATACTTGCGTTTGATACCATAGGCGTTCGTAAATGGGCTACCGCCTATAATTCAAGCACAAGTACAGATTTTGGCACCAGTTTAGTTACCGATAAAATGGGTTGCGCTTTATATGTTGTTGGCGAAATGTGGGGTTCGGGTGGCCAAACTGTTAATCAAGGTTCAGGAGCTTATTATCAGGCGAATAATGCCAGTGGTGGCACGGTTGCGGATGATGCTTTCATACTAAAATTTACCCCTACACCAATAATATTATCTCCTGCATTTGTCAATCCTGACGTATGCATTTGCAATGGTACAGCTACGGTTAATGTTACTTGCGGTATGCCCCCGTATAATTATACTTGGAGCAATGGAATTCAAACGGTAAATACCATTAGCACCAACAACACTATTACGGGCCTTTGCCAGGGGACATACACTGTTACTGTTTCAAGTTCCGGATGTCCAACATGTATTCCTTCCAAAGCTGTATCAATTACCCTTACATCAGCAAATTGCGATGGCCCTGTTATTAGTGTCAACAGCGCATCCGTATGTCCAGGCCAATGCACCATCTTAATCTCCAATAGCATCGGAGGTACCAGTCCTTATACTTACTTCTGGAGTACTGGCGCCACAACACAGAATATAAATCCTTGTCCTGTAACAACTACAACTTATACGGTAATTATAAAAGATGCTGGAGGGAATACATCCACTTCCACAGCTGTAGTAACAGTTAATCCTGCTGTAAGTATAATAACAACTGCTACTAATGTAAGTTGTAATGGAGGGAATAATGGTTCAGTAACTGCAGTTGCAGGAGGCAGTCCTGCATTTAGCTATAATTGGAGTAATGGCGGAACCACATCTCAGATCTCAAATCTCACATCTCAGATCTATTCTGTAACTGTAACAGATAGTAAAGGCTGCACAGCCATCTCAACCGCATCAATAATTTCACCGCCGCCATTAAGCGGGCAATTTGCTAAAGGTACTTCTGCCTGTGCAGGCTGCGGTTGTAAAGAATGGGTATTGGTAAATGCCACAGGTGGTACAAGCCCATATAGTTACTCGTGGCCTGATGGATACATTAAAAGATATAAGAATCAGCTTTGTCCGGGCATTTACATTGTAAATATTAAAGACAAAAATGGCTGCAGTGTGAATATTGGCCTTAATACACCTTAATCATTGTATCATTGCATTAATAAAGTGCTGAATTGATAAAAACACTTTACATAGATCAGATCTACAGAGCAAAAAAGCTAACTCTTCTTATCTCAATTGTGTTATGCATTGGCCCAACCCTTGCACAACGCAACTTTGAAGAAGTTAATCTTCAATGTAGGAATTACAGTATCCCTCTTGTAAACTCCCTATTGCGAGGCTAAGAAAACTTATTTACACAGATTTTTTTGAAGGGAGTAATTCGTGAAGTCTGTTCACTTTATAATCAGGCAGGATTTGTAAAATATTTTTTAGCCAAGTGTTGGGTTTTTTAGCCAAGTGTTGGGTTCGATATTGTTGTGTTTGCAACTTGCAAGCAAAGAGTAAACCATACCGGCACGTTTTGCAGCCTGGTGCGAGCCTGCAAATAAATAATTTTTTCTTCCAAATGCGACCGGACGGATAGCGTTTTCCACAAGGTTGTTATCAATTTCAAGTTCTCCGCTTTGAGTGTAGCGGTAAAGTTTTGTCCAGCGTGCTACCATATACAAAATGGCTTTGCCGATTAAACCCTTTGGTGTTACCTGATTAAAGTTACCCTTTAGCCAATGTTGCAGTTCACTCAGTACAGGTAACGCCTTTACCTGACGCAAGTGATGCCGTTGTTCATAAGTATAACTTTCCTCTCTTGCCTGCCGTTCTATCTCATAGAGCTGCTGGATTTTTACAAGAGCAAATTCCGCTCTTGTTTTGTCGTTGTCCAGCGCTTCATCAAACATACGCCGTGCATGAGCCCAACAGTTGACATGAGTTATACTGTCTCTCTTATCAAAATCATCATACACACCATACCCATCGGTTTGCAAAAAACCTAAAAAATCTTTGAGCATTTCTGATGGTCCTTCACGGCCACGGCCTTCACGGTAATCAAACAAAACTAAACGCTTGTGCGGAGAATGATACACCCAATAATACCCACGGTGTGTAGTTCCCTTCTTTGAAGGATCAAGTACTTTTATCGGAGTTTCATCGGCCTGTAAATATGTTTCACTGAGTACTTGTTTTTTTAATTCATCATACAAGGGCTCTATCAACCTGCAACAGGCCTGCACCCAGGATGAAAAAGTAGAATCATCTAATTTCACCCCCATGCGTTCGTAACGCTTCATTTGCCGGTAGAGCGGTAAATGATCTAAATATTTATCTGTAAGTATTGTTGCTAAAAATCCCGGTCCAGGAATGCCTTTATCTATGGGGCGTGAATGAAGCGATCCCACAAGTATTCCATCACCATCCGCTTTTACATATTTTGGACGGATGTATTTCTTTACAACAAAATGTGCGGGTTCCAGTTCCAGTTCTTCGGTTATTTCTTCGCCAATCTTTTTTAATCCTGTTACATCTTCTTTGGGTTCGATCACAATTTCCACTCTTGGCAGATGGGCAGGTATTGCCGTTCTTCCGGTTGATACAACTTTATTTTGTTTCGCCTTGCGGCGGATGTAAGATATCTTTTGCGTTTTATCCGATGCTGTTTCTTTATCCGATGGAAGATCAAAATCAATTACAACCTGCTGTGGATTTTCGGATGGAACAAACCGTTCACTTTTGCTGCCGTAAATTAGTTTTTTGATCTGAGTTAATTGTTCCTGAAGCTGGGTAATGGTAAGATCTTTTTCGCTTAGTTCTTCTTTGCTGGCAATTAATTCTGTAATGAGTTCTTCTTTAGAAGTATTTTTATACGTTTTAACCACGAAACAAATATACGCCTGAAAGCATTGATTTTATTGAACATTTATCACTATTTTCAAACAGCTTTTTGTTCATATCGCTTCCTTTTTTTTATTGATAAAAGCGAGATGCCTTCCAAGATCAACAGCAGTTGTTGAGCGGAAATTTCAGCATGCGTTGATTCAGCTTTTATCTGAGGAAGTTCGTATGTGCCTTTTTCCAATCGCTTATAAAAAACCGCAAAGCCATCGCCTTGCCAATGCAATAGCTTAATCCGGTTTTTGGGGCGATTGAAAAATATGTACACCGATCCGCTTAAAGGATTTTGCAAAAACTCATTGTGTACTAATCCACATAAACCATCAAAGCCTTTGCGCATGTCGGCAGCCTTGCGGTAAATGTAAAACTGATGGGATTTGCTTAAGCTGATGACCACTCAGCGCAAAATGTTTTTTAGAAAAATGGCCGGAACCGATGAGTAAACAGTCAATTGATTGCCATTTGAAAAATTTATTTCTGCAAACACTGTCCCTATCCGTGCTTGCTTCACTTTCAAGGGCACAAAGGCCGATGGACTTACCGTCACTTTTTTGGGGTGTTGATTGCTTCGCTTTTTCCAACTGCAAAAGGCGTAATAGCCCAAATTATGCTCCTGGCAAAATGTTTTTGTGCTTTGCCCGCTTGATTGCCATTGATCCAGGAAGGATTGGATTTCCTCTGCGGTGTAACGTTTCCGGATTTTTCTTGCGGTGATGGTGTTTTCCATAGCTTATTATTTTGCTACGAAATTTTTTTTTATACGCTGTTAAGTGCAAGATGTACTTTGAAAGGGGGTTACTGAAAACATGTGGGAGATTTTCAAAAGAAAATTTACCAACAAACTTCATAGGACTCTGGATGAAGTGAGTGACTTCATTACAGTTGAGCTAAACAAGATCACCGAACAAAGTGTCAGGAAAATTTGTGGATTTGGCTATGTTTTTTCAAACATTAATTGGACTAATTAATATTTATAATTAGTATTACCATCAATTTCATATCCACCGATGGCTCGTTTATCGGACTTCACCTCTTCAACATCTGCGGTATCGCTCCGACAAGGATAAGAATCATAAAATCCATTACCTGATGCAGCAGCATCTGAAAAACAGTTTTCCTTTTTTTGTCCTCAATCTGGCTTTTCCCATGCCCCTCCAGTTGTTGCGAAACCGTTGCATTATCAATGCCTGATGGAGTTGTGTTTAATGCCTCTGTTATTTCAGAAAGTGGAAGTAAGTACCAGTTCATTTTATCAAAATGGTGAATAATATCATCAAATATAAATTAGCCGATTGCGCATCCCCCTGGCATAATATCAATTGGTATTTCCAGCCTATCACACAAGCAATTTTAAAATGCAATTGGCATAATAGCCGTTAACTCGGGGGATTGGGGTAAATTTAGTTATTTGTATAATTACAATTATCAGTTACAAATTTAAACCTGACCAGGGATTAGCGACCTAACATTATTGTGCAGCCCATCCACCATCAATTGGAATAGCCGTGCCAGTGATCATCGAGGCATTGTCGGAAGCTAAAAACAATGCTAATGCCCCTATCGAATCACTGCGTACAAATTCTTTGATAGCATGTTTTCCCAACATGATTTTTTGCATTACTTCCTTTTCAGAAAGGTCATGTGCTAATACCTGCTCTGCAATTTGTTTTTCCACCAAAGGTGTTTTAACATAACCGGGGCAAATAGCGTTTGCCGTTATTCCAACTACTGCGCCTTCCAATGCTAATACTTTCGTTAATCCTACCAGACCGTGTTTAGAAGCTACGTATGCAGATTTGTATTCAGAAGCAACTATTC
Coding sequences within:
- a CDS encoding serine hydrolase, with translation MSVKKNLVSLVILTVFSSCLFAQLPKIINTQQVPGISKNDTGLVYGILKSNPAYFKEILNNPAGYGVQVIYTQIDRDSLNIPSLKRYYYGPVNREFFYPASLVKLPCSLLAIEKINSLNDKGLTLNTVMLTDSTNACQKKVYIDPTAVNDKPSVANYLKRMLLVSDNEAYNRIYEFLGQEYIHNTLNSKGYSSTRILNRFDADCSLELNRFTNRVSFFDSTGKLLYIKDAQENKMKYDPPLGQVKKGRGYLDRNDKYVNGPKDFTYSNYLSLSDVNEMLQSVIFPGSVNEKKRFELTESDRMLLLKNMSMYPRESAGPLYNKEKYFDSFKKYFIYGRNNKSRVSSDTLRIFNVVGQSYGYLSDCAYIVDYKNKIEFMLSAVIYVNKDGVINDNKYEYKEIGFPFLLDLSKAIYTFEKGRMRQYEPRLDELKITR
- a CDS encoding MerR family transcriptional regulator → MPYKEKETQKLYYSIGEVAEQFKVNPSLIRFWEKEFDIIKPQKNKKGNRLFTQADVDNFYIIFHLVKERGYTLQGAKEKLKLNFKEVTSGAEVVKTLTGIKRFLLDIKANL
- a CDS encoding IS66 family transposase; the encoded protein is MVKTYKNTSKEELITELIASKEELSEKDLTITQLQEQLTQIKKLIYGSKSERFVPSENPQQVVIDFDLPSDKETASDKTQKISYIRRKAKQNKVVSTGRTAIPAHLPRVEIVIEPKEDVTGLKKIGEEITEELELEPAHFVVKKYIRPKYVKADGDGILVGSLHSRPIDKGIPGPGFLATILTDKYLDHLPLYRQMKRYERMGVKLDDSTFSSWVQACCRLIEPLYDELKKQVLSETYLQADETPIKVLDPSKKGTTHRGYYWVYHSPHKRLVLFDYREGRGREGPSEMLKDFLGFLQTDGYGVYDDFDKRDSITHVNCWAHARRMFDEALDNDKTRAEFALVKIQQLYEIERQAREESYTYEQRHHLRQVKALPVLSELQHWLKGNFNQVTPKGLIGKAILYMVARWTKLYRYTQSGELEIDNNLVENAIRPVAFGRKNYLFAGSHQAAKRAGMVYSLLASCKHNNIEPNTWLKNPTLG
- the tnpB gene encoding IS66 family insertion sequence element accessory protein TnpB translates to MRKGFDGLCGLVHNEFLQNPLSGSVYIFFNRPKNRIKLLHWQGDGFAVFYKRLEKGTYELPQIKAESTHAEISAQQLLLILEGISLLSIKKRKRYEQKAV
- a CDS encoding transposase, producing MENTITARKIRKRYTAEEIQSFLDQWQSSGQSTKTFCQEHNLGYYAFCSWKKRSNQHPKKVTVSPSAFVPLKVKQARIGTVFAEINFSNGNQLTVYSSVPAIFLKNILR